The Daucus carota subsp. sativus chromosome 7, DH1 v3.0, whole genome shotgun sequence genome window below encodes:
- the LOC135147633 gene encoding uncharacterized protein LOC135147633 — protein MNEENSSGAGPSVQISPEMMLVLEEMRNMLKTIRGDQENTNTIKVNTDRVEEQDRINNPEREGENKRRCTYKTFKDADPPIFKGDLDPHVANTWIKEMEKVIEISECLDEQKVKFATHSLRGEAVFWWDTVKQTEDCSTMTWMRFKELFFDKYFPACMKNEMEMKFLGLKQEGMSVSEYLSKFLELSRFAPHQVNTEARKCQRFQEGLKPQIRERVSLLELEQFDKLVGKARIAEREYEARTQFFNNKKRGRETELRDNSGYKKDDKKFQKTKKDSFPGNDRKTTIPECKKCGLKHGGDICYRADGLCYNCGERGHIATQCPRPKVISCYSCGKPGHVSRDCPQKRVKQEVETKENRTTTSRPFQQSTPRAVARTYAMTTQDAEISNDVVSGKNFGEGCSGKDKNVMN, from the exons ATGAATGAAGAAAATAGTAGTGGAGCTGGGCCTAGCGTTCAAATTAGTCCTGAAATGATGTTGGTTTTGGAGGAAATGAGGAATATGTTGAAGACTATTAGGGGAGATCAAGAAAATACGAATACAATTAAGGTAAACACTGATCGTGTGGAAGAACAAGATCGTATAAATAATCCGGAGCGAGAAGGTGAGAATAAACGAAGGTGTACTTACAAGACCTTTAAGGATGCTGATCCCCCGATATTTAAAGGAGATTTGGATCCACATGTTGCGAATACGTGGATTAAGGAAATGGAGAAAGTGATAGAAATTTCTGAATGCTTGGATGAACAAAAGGTGAAATTCGCAACACACTCTTTAAGGGGGGAAGCAGTATTTTGGTGGGACACTGTTAAACAGACGGAAGATTGTTCAACAATGACTTGGATGAGGTTTAAGGAGTTgttctttgataaatattttcctgcgtgtatgaaaaatgagatgGAGATGAAGTTTTTAGGATTGAAGCAAGAAGGAATGTCTGTGTCAGAATATTTGTCGAAGTTTTTGGAGCTTTCTAGGTTTGCCCCTCATCAGGTTAATACTGAAGCTAGGAAATGTCAGAGATTTCAGGAGGGACTGAAACCTCAAATTAGAGAAAGGGTCTCTTTGTTGGAACTAGAGCAATTTGATAAGTTGGTGGGAAAAGCTAGGATTGCCGAAAGGGAGTATGAAGCTCGCACCCAATTCTTCAACAATAAGAAAAGAGGAAGAGAAACAGAACTGCGTGATAATTCAGGATATAAGAAGGATGATAAGAAGTTTCAGAAGACAAAGAAAGATAGTTTCCCGGGAAATGATAGGAAGACCACCATACCGGAGTGTAAGAAGTGTGGACTAAAGCATGGTGGTGACATTTGTTACCGAGCTGATGGGTTGTGTTATAATTGTGGAGAAAGGGGGCATATAGCGACTCAATGCCCAAGGCCGAAAGTGATTTCTTGCTATAGTTGCGGAAAACCGGGACATGTATCAAGGGACTGCCCACAGAAAAGAGTCAAGCAAGAAGTTGAAACTAAAGAAAATAGAACTACCACATCAAGACCTTTTCAGCAATCAACACCTAGGGCAGTGGCAAGAACCTACGCAATGACGACTCAGGATGCTGAAATATCGAATGATGTGGTGTCAG GAAAGAATTTTGGAGAAGGATGTTCTGGAAAGGATAAGAATGTGATGAACTAA